One genomic segment of Pandoraea sputorum includes these proteins:
- a CDS encoding CsgG/HfaB family protein, translating to MLAMAVLGGCATESSRTVEVAKVESASRPYVGVRTPIAVGKFDNRSAYMRGVFSDNVDRLGSQAKTILITHLQQTQRFNVLDRDNMAEIRQEADIKKTQQTLKGADYVITGDVVEFGRKEVGDKQLFGILGRGREQIAYAKVNLNVVDIATSEVVYSSGGAGEFALSNREVIGFGGTAGYDSTLNGKVLDLAMREAVDKLVAGIESGAWKPGK from the coding sequence ATGCTCGCTATGGCCGTGCTCGGCGGTTGCGCCACCGAAAGCTCGCGTACCGTGGAAGTCGCCAAGGTCGAGAGTGCCAGCCGTCCGTACGTTGGCGTGCGCACGCCGATCGCTGTCGGCAAGTTCGATAACCGTTCCGCGTACATGCGCGGCGTTTTTTCCGATAACGTCGATCGCCTCGGCAGCCAGGCCAAGACGATTCTGATTACCCATCTGCAACAGACCCAGCGCTTCAACGTGCTCGACCGCGACAACATGGCCGAGATCCGTCAGGAAGCCGACATCAAGAAGACGCAACAGACGCTCAAGGGCGCCGACTACGTAATCACCGGCGATGTGGTCGAGTTCGGCCGCAAGGAAGTGGGTGACAAGCAACTGTTCGGCATTCTGGGCCGTGGCCGCGAGCAGATCGCTTACGCAAAGGTCAACCTGAACGTGGTCGATATCGCCACGTCGGAGGTTGTCTACTCGAGCGGCGGCGCGGGCGAATTCGCACTCTCGAATCGCGAAGTCATCGGCTTCGGTGGCACTGCGGGCTACGACTCCACGCTCAATGGCAAGGTGCTTGACCTCGCCATGCGCGAAGCCGTCGACAAGCTCGTCGCAGGCATCGAGAGCGGTGCCTGGAAGCCGGGCAAGTAA